The following coding sequences lie in one Flavobacterium sediminis genomic window:
- a CDS encoding SufE family protein produces MTIQEIQEEIVDEFSMFDDWMQRYEYIIELGKSLPLIDEQYKTDDYSIKGCQSKVWVHADDEDGKVIFTADSDAILTKGIIAILIRTFSGHTPQEILDANTDFIDEIGLKEHLSPTRANGLVSMIKQIKMYALAYQAKH; encoded by the coding sequence ATGACCATTCAGGAAATACAGGAAGAAATAGTAGATGAGTTTTCAATGTTTGACGATTGGATGCAACGCTATGAATATATCATTGAGTTGGGAAAATCACTTCCTCTGATAGATGAACAATACAAAACAGACGATTATAGTATTAAAGGTTGTCAGTCCAAAGTTTGGGTGCATGCTGATGATGAGGATGGGAAAGTTATTTTTACAGCAGATAGTGATGCCATTTTGACCAAAGGGATCATTGCTATTCTGATACGTACTTTTTCAGGACATACACCCCAAGAGATCTTGGATGCCAATACAGACTTTATCGATGAAATAGGTTTAAAGGAACACCTTTCACCTACAAGAGCTAATGGGTTAGTATCGATGATAAAGCAAATAAAAATGTACGCTCTGGCTTATCAGGCTAAACACTAA
- the sufD gene encoding Fe-S cluster assembly protein SufD yields MDLKEKLLSSYLAFEEKFDDHSSLHDIRNHAIKNFETKGFPSKKEEAWKYTSLNAVLKNDYSVFPKSEPAIEFKDVKKYFLHDIDTYKLVFIDGKFSSFLSQTTHDGIDVCLLSSVLNKPKYKLILDTYFNQVASKEESLTTLNTAFAQEGAFINIPKGKIADKPVEIVHFSTGSEAAIMLQPRNLVIVGENAHVQIIERHQSLNENPVLTNSVTEVFAQKRAICDYYKLQNDVETANLIDNTYIAQKQESRVSVHTFSFGGNITRNNLNFYHQGERIDSTLKGITIIGNRQHVDHYTLVQHAQPNCESHQNYKGIFGDSATGVFNGKIYVEKEAQKTDAFQQNNNILLSDKATINAKPQLEIFADDVKCSHGCTIGQLDESAMFYMQQRGIPKKEARALLMYAFSNEVIESIKLPDLKHRITKIIANKLGVNLGFDL; encoded by the coding sequence ATGGATTTAAAAGAAAAATTACTTTCGTCTTATCTTGCTTTTGAGGAGAAGTTTGATGATCATTCTTCCCTTCATGATATACGAAATCATGCTATAAAAAACTTTGAAACAAAAGGATTTCCTTCCAAAAAAGAAGAAGCCTGGAAATATACTTCGTTAAATGCTGTTTTAAAGAACGATTACAGTGTTTTTCCAAAATCAGAACCGGCAATCGAATTTAAAGATGTAAAAAAATATTTTTTACACGACATCGATACTTATAAATTGGTGTTTATTGACGGAAAGTTCAGTTCTTTTCTGTCGCAAACAACACATGACGGAATCGACGTATGTTTGTTGTCTTCCGTTTTGAACAAACCTAAATACAAACTGATTCTGGATACTTATTTCAATCAGGTTGCCAGTAAGGAAGAATCTTTAACGACATTAAATACAGCTTTTGCTCAGGAAGGTGCATTTATCAATATCCCGAAAGGAAAAATTGCAGATAAACCGGTTGAAATTGTTCATTTTTCTACAGGTTCTGAAGCAGCCATAATGTTGCAGCCAAGGAATTTAGTGATCGTTGGTGAAAATGCCCATGTTCAAATTATTGAACGTCATCAAAGCTTGAATGAAAATCCGGTGTTAACAAATAGTGTTACAGAAGTTTTTGCACAGAAGAGAGCGATCTGTGATTATTATAAATTGCAAAATGATGTAGAGACAGCTAACCTGATAGATAACACCTATATTGCTCAAAAACAAGAGAGCAGAGTTTCAGTTCATACATTTTCGTTTGGTGGTAATATAACAAGAAATAACCTGAATTTTTACCATCAAGGGGAAAGAATAGATTCTACATTAAAAGGAATTACAATCATTGGTAACAGACAGCACGTTGACCATTATACTTTAGTGCAACATGCACAGCCTAATTGTGAAAGTCATCAGAATTATAAAGGAATCTTCGGTGATAGTGCTACAGGCGTTTTTAACGGGAAAATATATGTGGAAAAAGAAGCCCAAAAAACCGATGCTTTCCAGCAAAACAATAATATCTTGTTAAGCGATAAAGCCACAATCAATGCTAAGCCACAATTGGAGATTTTTGCAGATGATGTAAAATGTTCGCACGGATGCACTATCGGACAGTTAGATGAAAGCGCTATGTTCTATATGCAACAACGCGGAATTCCTAAAAAGGAAGCCAGAGCATTGTTGATGTATGCTTTTTCAAATGAAGTAATTGAGAGTATTAAATTACCGGACTTGAAACATAGAATTACTAAGATCATTGCTAATAAATTAGGTGTTAATCTAGGATTTGATTTGTAG
- a CDS encoding DUF2480 family protein, which produces MEEIVNKIAESSLEVFDLEDYFPGEHVVELDISQWLLEGFILKEKEFRQQLKDFDWSIYQDKYVGITCSTDAILPAWTFALIAVYLKPIVLKVIHGTKEQVVEEWYKDILAKTDYSPFQDKPVILKGCSKKEVPQSVYTLAIQKLMPFARSIMFGEACSAVPLYKRTR; this is translated from the coding sequence ATGGAAGAGATTGTAAATAAAATAGCCGAAAGCTCACTTGAAGTTTTTGATCTGGAAGATTATTTTCCGGGTGAACATGTGGTGGAATTGGATATTTCCCAATGGCTTTTAGAAGGTTTTATTCTAAAAGAAAAAGAGTTTCGGCAGCAATTAAAAGATTTTGATTGGTCAATTTATCAGGATAAATATGTAGGGATAACGTGTTCCACTGATGCTATTTTACCTGCTTGGACATTTGCTTTAATAGCGGTGTATTTAAAACCGATAGTGCTTAAAGTTATTCACGGTACAAAAGAGCAGGTTGTTGAGGAGTGGTATAAAGATATACTTGCTAAAACAGATTATTCCCCTTTTCAGGACAAACCGGTGATCTTAAAAGGGTGTTCCAAAAAAGAAGTCCCTCAGAGTGTTTATACGTTAGCTATACAGAAGTTGATGCCTTTTGCCAGAAGTATTATGTTTGGTGAGGCGTGTTCAGCAGTTCCGCTTTATAAAAGAACAAGGTAG
- a CDS encoding flavodoxin family protein: MKNKAIIIVGSSRKKGNTTRIVDAIEEQYDVEVVNLSDYEFSYYDYEAQNKNDDFFSLIKRVIEHYDVLVFATPVYWYTMSGVMKVFFDRFSDLIRIEKETGRKLRGKSMAVLSNSHDSEIEDTFYLPFKKSADYLGMQYLGNVHYNADIKEDTINKKISFLQKR; this comes from the coding sequence ATGAAGAATAAAGCTATAATCATTGTAGGATCATCTCGTAAAAAAGGGAACACAACCCGTATAGTTGATGCTATTGAAGAACAATATGATGTTGAGGTAGTTAACCTTAGTGATTATGAGTTTTCGTACTATGATTACGAAGCCCAAAACAAAAATGATGATTTCTTTAGTTTGATAAAGAGAGTTATAGAACATTATGATGTTTTGGTTTTTGCTACTCCTGTATATTGGTATACGATGAGTGGTGTTATGAAAGTATTTTTTGACCGGTTTTCCGATTTGATTCGGATAGAGAAAGAAACCGGAAGAAAATTAAGAGGTAAAAGCATGGCTGTTTTGTCTAATTCACACGATAGTGAAATTGAAGACACATTTTATCTGCCGTTTAAAAAATCGGCTGATTATTTAGGAATGCAATATTTAGGAAATGTGCATTACAATGCTGATATAAAAGAAGATACAATTAATAAAAAGATAAGTTTTTTACAAAAAAGATAA
- a CDS encoding HesB/IscA family protein, with protein MIKVSDSAKKKAIELMQEDGFDAVKDFIRVGVKSGGCSGLSYELKFDSVQRDDDKLFEDNGVKILVDKKSFLYLIGTTLEYSGGLNGKGFVFNNPNANRTCGCGESFSL; from the coding sequence ATGATAAAAGTGTCGGATTCTGCAAAGAAAAAAGCCATTGAATTAATGCAGGAAGATGGTTTTGATGCCGTTAAAGATTTTATTCGTGTAGGAGTAAAAAGCGGCGGATGTAGTGGTTTGTCCTATGAGTTGAAATTTGATTCCGTTCAAAGAGATGACGATAAGTTGTTTGAAGACAATGGGGTTAAGATTTTAGTTGACAAGAAAAGTTTTTTGTATTTGATAGGTACAACATTGGAATATTCAGGAGGTCTGAACGGAAAGGGGTTTGTATTTAATAATCCTAATGCAAACAGAACTTGTGGATGCGGAGAGAGTTTCTCCCTTTAG
- the sufC gene encoding Fe-S cluster assembly ATPase SufC, with the protein MLSIKNLHASVEDKEILKGIDLEVKAGEVHAIMGPNGAGKSTLSSIIAGNENYEVTEGEIILDGEDISELAPEERAHKGIFLSFQYPVEIPGVSVTNFIKTAINEGRKAKGMEEMPANEMLKKIREKSELLEMDKKFLSRSLNEGFSGGEKKRNEIFQMAMLEPKVAILDETDSGLDIDALRIVANGVNKLKSPENAVVVITHYQRLLDYIVPDFVHVLMDGKIVKSGTKELALELEEKGYDWIKAEIQ; encoded by the coding sequence ATGTTAAGCATTAAAAATTTACACGCTTCTGTAGAAGATAAAGAGATATTAAAAGGAATTGATTTAGAGGTAAAAGCAGGTGAGGTTCATGCTATTATGGGACCAAATGGTGCCGGAAAGTCTACACTTTCTTCTATTATTGCCGGAAACGAGAATTATGAAGTAACGGAAGGAGAAATTATCCTTGATGGTGAAGATATTTCTGAATTAGCTCCGGAAGAAAGAGCCCACAAAGGTATTTTCTTATCGTTCCAATATCCGGTTGAAATTCCGGGAGTTTCTGTTACAAACTTCATAAAAACGGCTATAAACGAAGGACGTAAAGCAAAAGGTATGGAAGAAATGCCGGCAAATGAAATGTTGAAAAAGATCCGTGAAAAATCAGAGCTGTTGGAAATGGATAAAAAATTCTTGTCACGTTCTTTAAATGAAGGATTTTCAGGTGGAGAGAAAAAGCGTAATGAAATTTTTCAAATGGCCATGTTGGAACCTAAAGTAGCTATTTTGGACGAAACGGATTCCGGATTGGATATTGATGCCTTGCGTATTGTTGCTAATGGTGTTAATAAATTAAAAAGTCCTGAAAATGCAGTAGTTGTAATTACTCACTACCAACGTTTACTGGATTATATTGTTCCGGATTTTGTTCATGTATTAATGGATGGAAAAATTGTGAAGTCAGGAACTAAAGAGCTTGCTCTTGAACTGGAAGAAAAAGGATACGATTGGATTAAAGCAGAAATTCAGTAA
- a CDS encoding DUF3078 domain-containing protein — protein MKKLVWVFCLVTIGMSAQQTETDSVKHWTRKGVFTLLANQSSFNNWLAGGQNNFAGNTNINYDFNYKNGDWNWDNKLIVAYGLTKIKGEDTKKTDDRIEFSSLLGKKASGYWFYSAFLNFKTQMDSGFDPDDQTIKISHFFSPAYFQFGPGMLWKKSDNLKVNIAPATSKLVIVHDHFTEFGSSFGVEQGKTIRYELGAALNAYYKFTIMENVTVENILNLYSNYLEDAQNVDIDYQLNIVMKINKYLSTNFAFQTIYDDNAFRGFQTRQVIGVGVNASF, from the coding sequence ATGAAAAAACTGGTATGGGTATTTTGTTTAGTAACTATTGGAATGAGTGCTCAACAAACGGAAACAGATTCAGTAAAGCACTGGACAAGAAAGGGAGTTTTTACACTTTTAGCCAATCAATCATCATTTAACAATTGGTTAGCCGGTGGTCAAAATAACTTTGCAGGGAATACAAATATTAATTACGATTTCAATTATAAAAACGGAGACTGGAACTGGGATAATAAATTGATCGTTGCTTATGGTTTGACAAAGATCAAAGGAGAAGATACTAAGAAAACCGATGATCGGATCGAGTTTAGCTCTTTGTTAGGGAAAAAAGCGTCAGGGTATTGGTTTTATTCTGCTTTTTTGAATTTCAAAACACAAATGGATTCCGGTTTTGACCCGGACGACCAAACCATCAAAATCTCACATTTCTTTTCGCCGGCTTATTTCCAATTCGGTCCGGGTATGTTGTGGAAAAAAAGTGATAATCTGAAAGTGAATATAGCTCCTGCTACTTCTAAACTTGTGATAGTTCATGATCATTTTACAGAATTCGGTTCTTCTTTCGGTGTAGAGCAAGGGAAAACGATCCGTTATGAATTGGGTGCAGCCTTAAATGCTTACTATAAGTTCACGATCATGGAAAATGTTACCGTGGAGAATATTCTGAACTTATATTCTAATTATTTGGAAGACGCTCAAAATGTTGATATAGATTACCAATTGAATATAGTAATGAAGATCAATAAGTACTTATCTACGAACTTTGCTTTTCAAACTATTTATGATGATAACGCATTTAGAGGCTTTCAGACACGTCAAGTTATTGGTGTAGGGGTTAATGCTAGTTTTTGA
- a CDS encoding SUF system Fe-S cluster assembly protein yields the protein MEEFNDTINLGENVVNVLKTIYDPEIPVDIYELGLVYDVMINEDNDVKILMTLTSPNCPVAETLPQEVEEKIKSIDHVKSCEVEITFDPPWSKDLMSEEAQLQLGML from the coding sequence ATGGAAGAGTTTAATGATACTATAAACCTTGGTGAAAACGTAGTAAACGTTTTGAAGACCATTTATGATCCGGAAATTCCGGTTGATATCTACGAGTTAGGATTGGTTTATGACGTAATGATTAACGAGGATAATGACGTTAAGATATTAATGACCTTGACTTCGCCTAATTGTCCTGTTGCGGAAACTTTGCCGCAGGAAGTAGAAGAGAAGATAAAATCAATTGATCATGTGAAGTCTTGTGAAGTAGAGATCACATTTGACCCGCCATGGAGCAAGGATCTGATGAGTGAAGAAGCCCAGCTTCAGTTAGGAATGCTGTAA
- a CDS encoding APC family permease: MSVIRKRNKDLGLLELVAIALGGMVGGGIFTVLGISVSMIGNLTPIALIIGGLIALLAAYSYVKLGLYYKDEGATYSFFKRTYPDSHFSASIIGWFIIFGYISTLALYSFTFSSYALSAFGFGDVIWARKAAAIFILGVFTLINVWSVNGMGKIEDIMVYTKLVILVAISFVLIQYGEVDFNTFLQNMAVDYKNSTVLSVLIVASVTFVSYEGFQLVINAVNEMTDPDRNIPRAIYLAIFLAIIIYLVIATGALFSITPQEIVKNKEYALAIGAKNAIGKLGSNLVVLGAVLATSSAISGTVFGSSRQVAVIATDGYFPKWLSIRKDSIPKNAIYAMTLTASFLIVIGGLELILEFGSITFLLVSLLMAIANYKIKEKTKASTFATSTAILGLACGGILILYYEFTHNWEQMSFIIVLYVILGLGAWLFAKRHEKKTIKTID; encoded by the coding sequence ATGTCGGTAATCAGAAAAAGAAATAAAGACCTCGGATTATTAGAGCTGGTCGCTATAGCACTTGGCGGTATGGTAGGTGGTGGTATCTTTACAGTTTTAGGGATATCCGTTTCAATGATTGGTAATTTAACTCCGATAGCTTTAATTATAGGAGGTTTGATAGCGCTCTTAGCAGCCTATTCGTATGTTAAGTTGGGATTGTATTACAAAGATGAAGGAGCAACCTATTCCTTTTTTAAAAGAACGTATCCTGATTCTCACTTTTCCGCTTCCATCATAGGCTGGTTTATTATTTTCGGGTATATCAGTACTTTGGCATTGTATTCATTCACGTTTTCGTCTTATGCTTTGAGTGCTTTCGGTTTTGGAGACGTTATTTGGGCTCGAAAAGCGGCAGCAATCTTCATTTTAGGTGTTTTTACTCTTATTAATGTTTGGAGTGTTAACGGAATGGGAAAAATTGAAGATATTATGGTATATACCAAGTTAGTTATTTTGGTTGCCATTTCTTTTGTTTTGATCCAATACGGAGAAGTTGATTTTAATACGTTCTTACAAAACATGGCTGTTGACTATAAAAATTCGACAGTGCTTTCAGTATTAATTGTGGCATCCGTAACCTTTGTTTCGTATGAAGGATTTCAATTGGTCATCAATGCGGTTAATGAAATGACCGATCCGGACAGAAATATACCGAGAGCTATTTATCTGGCTATCTTTTTAGCGATAATTATTTATTTGGTAATTGCTACAGGCGCATTGTTTTCTATAACACCACAGGAAATTGTTAAAAATAAAGAGTATGCCTTAGCTATCGGGGCTAAGAATGCTATCGGGAAGTTAGGTTCTAACCTCGTGGTATTAGGAGCTGTCTTAGCAACGAGTAGTGCTATAAGCGGAACAGTATTCGGTTCGTCTCGTCAGGTGGCTGTTATTGCAACAGATGGTTATTTCCCGAAATGGTTATCGATCAGAAAGGACAGTATTCCTAAAAATGCCATTTATGCCATGACTCTGACCGCTTCATTTTTAATTGTGATCGGAGGGCTGGAATTGATTTTAGAATTCGGAAGTATTACTTTTTTATTAGTCTCTTTATTGATGGCAATAGCTAATTATAAAATAAAAGAAAAGACAAAAGCCTCAACTTTTGCAACAAGTACTGCTATTTTAGGGCTGGCATGTGGCGGAATATTAATTTTATACTATGAATTTACCCATAATTGGGAGCAGATGTCATTCATAATTGTCCTTTATGTTATTTTAGGATTAGGAGCCTGGTTGTTTGCAAAAAGACATGAGAAGAAAACAATAAAAACTATAGATTAA
- a CDS encoding aminotransferase class V-fold PLP-dependent enzyme encodes MIDIQKIRADFPILNQTVNGKPLVYFDNAATAQKPLVVIEAIEKYYKEINANIHRGVHTLSQLATDAYEVSRNTIQKHLNAKHSYEIIFTAGTTFGINLVANGFAALLKEGDEVMVSHLEHHSNIVPWQLLCERTGAKLVVITMNDEGELNLDEFEKQLSDNVKVVAVNHISNALGTVNPIKEIIEKAHKVGAAVLIDGAQATPHLKPDVQELDCDFYAFSGHKVCGPTGVGALYGKEEWLRKLPPYQGGGEMIAEVTFEKTTYADLPHKFEAGTPNIAGGIVLGTALDYLNTIGFENIASYEQELLEYATEKLLQIEGLKIYGTGKNKASVISFNIEGIHPYDIGTIVDKLGVAVRTGHHCAQPIMQYFNIPGTIRASFAFYNTKEEIDIFVEAVQKAQVMLS; translated from the coding sequence ATGATTGACATTCAAAAAATAAGAGCCGATTTTCCTATTTTAAACCAAACGGTAAACGGTAAACCCTTAGTCTATTTTGACAATGCGGCTACAGCCCAAAAACCCTTAGTAGTTATTGAGGCTATTGAAAAATATTATAAAGAGATCAATGCTAACATCCATCGTGGAGTACATACATTAAGCCAGTTGGCAACAGATGCCTACGAAGTGTCCAGAAACACGATTCAGAAGCATTTGAATGCCAAACATTCCTATGAGATCATTTTTACTGCCGGAACCACTTTCGGGATCAATTTAGTAGCCAACGGTTTTGCCGCTTTGCTAAAAGAGGGTGATGAGGTAATGGTTTCACATTTAGAGCATCACAGTAATATTGTCCCTTGGCAATTGCTTTGTGAACGTACCGGTGCAAAATTAGTCGTAATTACAATGAATGATGAAGGAGAATTAAACCTTGATGAATTTGAAAAACAGCTTTCCGATAATGTAAAAGTTGTTGCTGTAAATCATATTTCAAACGCCTTAGGAACAGTAAATCCGATCAAAGAGATCATTGAAAAAGCACACAAGGTCGGGGCAGCAGTTCTTATAGACGGAGCACAGGCAACACCACATTTAAAACCGGATGTACAGGAGTTAGATTGCGATTTTTATGCTTTTTCGGGACATAAAGTATGTGGGCCAACAGGAGTAGGCGCCTTATACGGTAAAGAAGAGTGGTTGCGTAAATTGCCTCCTTATCAGGGAGGAGGTGAAATGATTGCTGAGGTAACATTTGAAAAAACGACCTATGCTGATCTGCCACATAAATTTGAAGCCGGAACGCCTAATATTGCAGGAGGGATTGTTTTAGGTACTGCTTTAGATTATCTTAATACAATAGGTTTTGAAAATATAGCGTCTTACGAGCAAGAGTTATTAGAATATGCTACTGAGAAACTACTGCAAATTGAAGGTTTGAAAATTTACGGAACGGGTAAAAATAAAGCTTCTGTAATTTCATTTAATATAGAGGGAATCCATCCGTATGATATTGGCACGATTGTAGATAAATTAGGGGTAGCAGTACGAACCGGACATCATTGCGCCCAACCGATCATGCAATATTTCAATATTCCGGGAACAATAAGAGCCAGTTTTGCGTTCTATAATACCAAAGAAGAAATTGATATCTTTGTAGAAGCGGTTCAAAAAGCGCAAGTTATGTTGTCTTAA
- a CDS encoding DUF2157 domain-containing protein, with protein MGKSNFSKILLQKLYQKEFLNDNNLEEIAEYQKKNIFSLRSELLLVIYFSVILFTSGIGVIVYNNIDSIGHLAILSANFILMLVCFYFSFKKAKGYSNHEVLFENPLYDYLVLTGSLLACIFLGYINFQYEIFGESYAYVSLISAILCFFVAYYFDNRIVLSIAITSLAAFIGITITPKSLFENEVYSSLQLTYSGLVLGIFLLVWMEYTLRTKIKAHFYFVYATFALHLLGVCILSGLLSEHWFIFIPILIGFVYYFYQFSYKVLATSVFAFMLLYSYFSFNVLGGKILTLINFDPFYEQLIIVSPFYVIASIYFFIRLVKQFNSKKNASIQ; from the coding sequence ATGGGGAAATCAAATTTTTCGAAAATTTTGCTTCAAAAATTATATCAAAAAGAGTTTTTGAATGATAATAATTTAGAAGAAATAGCTGAATATCAAAAGAAAAACATTTTTTCGTTACGAAGCGAATTACTTTTGGTAATTTACTTTTCAGTGATTTTATTTACTTCAGGAATAGGGGTAATTGTGTATAACAATATTGACTCTATTGGACATTTAGCGATACTTTCGGCTAATTTTATTTTGATGTTGGTATGTTTTTATTTTAGTTTTAAAAAAGCGAAAGGCTATTCTAACCATGAGGTTTTATTCGAAAATCCACTTTATGATTATTTAGTTTTAACGGGTAGTTTACTTGCTTGTATTTTTTTAGGATATATTAATTTCCAATATGAAATTTTTGGAGAATCGTATGCTTATGTTTCTTTGATTTCAGCAATACTTTGTTTTTTTGTAGCTTATTATTTTGATAATAGAATTGTACTTTCCATTGCGATCACCAGTTTAGCCGCTTTTATTGGAATAACAATAACACCAAAAAGTTTGTTTGAAAATGAAGTTTATTCTAGTTTACAATTAACGTATTCCGGATTGGTTTTAGGAATCTTTTTATTAGTTTGGATGGAATATACATTAAGAACTAAGATAAAAGCCCATTTTTATTTTGTATATGCCACGTTTGCTTTGCATTTGTTAGGTGTTTGTATTTTGTCTGGTTTACTTTCAGAACATTGGTTTATCTTTATTCCTATTTTAATAGGTTTTGTATATTATTTTTACCAATTCAGTTATAAAGTTTTAGCAACTTCTGTTTTCGCTTTTATGTTATTGTATAGCTATTTCAGCTTCAATGTTTTGGGAGGGAAAATATTAACTTTAATAAATTTTGATCCTTTTTATGAACAGTTAATTATTGTTTCTCCGTTTTATGTTATTGCAAGTATTTATTTTTTTATCCGATTAGTAAAACAATTTAATTCCAAAAAAAATGCAAGCATACAATAA
- the sufB gene encoding Fe-S cluster assembly protein SufB has product MSKYTEEHLKEELASKEYEYGFYTDIESETFPAGLNEEIVRAISKKKNEPEWMTEWRLEAFRVWNEMSEPEWANVHYEKPDFQSVSYYSAPKKKDKYQSLDEVDPELLETFKKLGISIDEQKQLAGVAVDIVMDSVSVATTFKKTLAEKGIIFCSISEAIQNHPELVKKYLGTVVPKTDNFYAALNSAVFSDGSFCYIPKGVRCPMELSTYFRINQGGTGQFERTLVIADEGSYVSYLEGCTAPMRDENQLHAAVVELIALEDAEIKYSTVQNWYPGNKEGKGGVYNFVTKRGLCEKNAKISWTQVETGSAVTWKYPSCILKGDNSVGEFYSIAVTNNFQQADTGTKMIHLGNNTKSTIISKGISAGKSQNSYRGLVQVSSRAENARNFSQCDSLLMGNECGAHTFPYIESKNSTAQIEHEATTSKIGEDQVFYCNQRGIPTEKAIALIVNGFSREVLNKLPMEFAVEAQKLLEISLEGSVG; this is encoded by the coding sequence ATGAGTAAGTATACAGAAGAACATTTAAAAGAAGAACTGGCTTCAAAGGAATATGAGTACGGGTTCTATACCGATATAGAATCGGAGACTTTTCCTGCGGGCTTGAATGAAGAAATTGTTCGTGCTATTTCGAAAAAGAAAAACGAGCCGGAATGGATGACAGAATGGCGTTTGGAAGCGTTTCGGGTTTGGAATGAAATGTCTGAGCCGGAATGGGCGAATGTACATTATGAAAAACCGGATTTCCAGTCGGTGTCCTATTATTCTGCACCTAAGAAAAAGGATAAATACCAGAGTTTAGATGAGGTTGATCCCGAATTATTGGAGACATTCAAGAAATTAGGTATTTCGATTGATGAGCAAAAACAATTAGCCGGAGTAGCTGTAGATATTGTAATGGATTCCGTTTCAGTAGCTACGACTTTCAAAAAAACATTAGCAGAAAAAGGAATTATCTTCTGTTCTATTTCCGAAGCGATTCAAAATCACCCGGAATTAGTAAAAAAATATTTAGGAACAGTCGTACCTAAAACGGATAATTTCTATGCGGCATTAAATTCAGCAGTATTCTCAGACGGAAGTTTTTGTTACATTCCTAAAGGCGTTCGTTGTCCGATGGAGTTATCGACCTATTTCCGTATTAATCAGGGAGGGACCGGTCAGTTCGAGCGAACATTGGTAATTGCCGATGAAGGTAGTTATGTTTCGTATCTGGAAGGTTGTACCGCACCCATGCGCGATGAAAATCAATTGCATGCAGCAGTTGTAGAATTGATTGCGTTGGAAGACGCAGAAATAAAATATTCGACAGTTCAAAATTGGTATCCAGGAAACAAAGAAGGCAAAGGAGGAGTTTACAATTTTGTTACCAAGAGAGGTTTGTGTGAGAAGAATGCTAAAATTTCCTGGACACAAGTAGAAACAGGTTCGGCAGTAACCTGGAAATATCCTTCTTGTATATTAAAAGGAGACAATTCAGTAGGAGAATTTTACTCAATTGCAGTGACCAATAATTTTCAGCAAGCTGATACAGGAACAAAAATGATCCATTTGGGCAACAATACTAAATCTACGATTATTTCAAAAGGTATTTCTGCCGGAAAATCGCAAAATAGTTATCGCGGGTTGGTACAGGTTAGCTCCAGAGCAGAAAATGCACGTAACTTTTCGCAATGTGATTCGTTGTTAATGGGAAATGAGTGCGGAGCGCATACGTTTCCTTATATTGAAAGTAAAAATTCAACGGCACAGATAGAGCATGAGGCCACAACTTCAAAGATAGGGGAAGACCAAGTGTTTTACTGTAATCAAAGAGGTATTCCTACTGAAAAAGCTATTGCACTTATTGTGAATGGTTTCAGTAGAGAAGTGTTGAATAAACTACCGATGGAATTTGCTGTAGAGGCGCAAAAATTATTAGAAATTTCATTAGAAGGTTCCGTAGGATAA